One part of the Marinobacterium rhizophilum genome encodes these proteins:
- the ribBA gene encoding bifunctional 3,4-dihydroxy-2-butanone-4-phosphate synthase/GTP cyclohydrolase II: MQLNTTEELIEDIRQGKMVVLMDDEDRENEGDLVIAAEMVRAEDINFMATHARGLICLTLTRSRCEQLKLPLMVQSNGAQFSTNFTLSIEAASGVTTGISAADRAHTVRVAVRGDAVPEDIVQPGHIFPLMAQPGGVLSRAGHTEAGCDLPRLAGLSPASAIVEIMNEDGTMARRPDLEKFAEKHGLKIGTIADLIHYRTLNEHTVVREDAGVLPTEFGDFNFVTYRDEIQNCTHLALTQGEISATEPTLVRVHIRTEVLRDVVGACPGDTVKWTMRRALRKVAEEGKGVVLLLDVGSKINLGTALQQMLQGPKKSKVNVSSSGAYLTVGTGSQILRDLGVGKMRLLSSPMKFNAISGFDLEIEEYIPYED, translated from the coding sequence ATGCAGCTGAATACGACAGAAGAACTGATCGAGGACATTCGTCAGGGCAAGATGGTCGTCCTGATGGATGACGAAGACCGCGAGAACGAAGGTGATCTGGTTATCGCCGCCGAGATGGTGCGGGCCGAAGACATCAACTTCATGGCCACCCATGCCCGGGGCCTGATCTGCCTGACGCTGACCCGCAGCCGCTGTGAGCAGCTCAAGCTGCCGCTGATGGTACAGAGCAACGGTGCCCAGTTTTCCACCAACTTTACGCTTTCCATCGAGGCGGCCAGCGGTGTTACCACCGGCATTTCCGCCGCCGACCGTGCCCATACGGTGCGGGTGGCGGTGCGCGGCGATGCGGTGCCGGAAGATATTGTTCAGCCCGGTCATATATTCCCGCTGATGGCTCAGCCCGGTGGCGTGCTGAGCCGCGCAGGCCATACCGAGGCGGGCTGCGACCTGCCACGCCTGGCGGGGCTGTCGCCGGCGTCTGCCATCGTCGAGATCATGAATGAAGACGGCACCATGGCGCGCCGGCCCGATCTGGAAAAATTTGCCGAGAAACATGGCCTCAAGATCGGTACTATCGCCGACCTGATTCACTACCGCACGCTCAACGAGCACACGGTGGTGCGCGAAGACGCAGGCGTGCTGCCCACCGAATTTGGCGATTTCAATTTCGTGACCTACCGCGATGAAATCCAGAACTGTACGCACCTGGCCCTGACCCAGGGCGAGATCAGCGCCACGGAACCGACCCTGGTGCGGGTGCATATCCGTACCGAGGTGCTGCGCGATGTGGTCGGTGCCTGCCCGGGGGACACCGTGAAGTGGACCATGCGCCGTGCACTGCGCAAGGTCGCCGAAGAAGGCAAGGGCGTGGTGCTGCTGCTGGATGTGGGCAGCAAGATCAACCTGGGCACGGCACTGCAGCAGATGCTGCAGGGACCGAAGAAGTCCAAGGTCAATGTCAGCTCCTCCGGCGCCTACCTGACGGTGGGCACCGGCTCTCAGATACTGCGTGACCTGGGTGTGGGCAAGATGCGCCTGCTCAGCTCGCCGATGAAGTTCAATGCGATCTCCGGGTTTGATCTGGAAATCGAAGAATACATTCCATACGAAGACTAA
- the ribD gene encoding bifunctional diaminohydroxyphosphoribosylaminopyrimidine deaminase/5-amino-6-(5-phosphoribosylamino)uracil reductase RibD, protein MTDWSAQDHAWMARAIRLAREGLFSTDPNPRVGCVLVQGDERVGEGYHVRAGEGHAEVNALRMAGERARGCTAYVTLEPCSHQGRTPPCADALVRAGVTRVVAAMVDPNPQVAGRGLERLRSAGIRADSGLLEAEARALNPGFIRRMESGRPWVRLKLAMSLDGRTAMASGESQWVTGSAARADVQRLRARSSAILTGVDSILLDDSSLTVRGAEAGFSTAEQAAVGARQPLRLVLDSQLRTPPGARILQQPGRTLIVTCLNDSAAQAPLIEGGAQLLCLPGIDGRVNLAALLDWLGREQCNELLVETGATLAGALVAAQLVDEIVVYMAPKLLGSAARPLLELPFEQMAQQIPLQVEDMRQLGADIRFTLRPQYSQQASLQQQPTQEPL, encoded by the coding sequence ATGACCGACTGGAGTGCGCAGGACCATGCCTGGATGGCGCGGGCCATCAGGCTGGCGCGCGAAGGCCTGTTCAGTACCGACCCCAATCCGCGGGTGGGTTGCGTGCTGGTGCAGGGCGATGAACGGGTGGGCGAGGGCTATCATGTGCGCGCCGGTGAAGGCCATGCCGAGGTCAATGCGCTGCGCATGGCGGGCGAGCGGGCCCGGGGCTGTACCGCCTATGTGACGCTGGAGCCCTGCAGCCATCAGGGGCGCACCCCGCCCTGTGCCGATGCCCTGGTGCGCGCAGGCGTTACCCGGGTGGTGGCCGCGATGGTGGACCCCAACCCCCAGGTGGCGGGGCGTGGTCTGGAGCGCCTGCGCAGTGCCGGCATCCGTGCCGACAGCGGCTTGCTGGAAGCCGAGGCGCGGGCGCTTAATCCCGGCTTTATTCGTCGCATGGAAAGCGGTCGACCCTGGGTACGCCTCAAACTGGCCATGAGCCTGGATGGCCGTACGGCGATGGCCAGCGGCGAGTCGCAGTGGGTCACCGGCAGTGCCGCTCGCGCCGATGTGCAGCGCCTGCGTGCTCGCAGCTCGGCGATTCTCACCGGCGTCGATTCGATTCTGCTGGATGATTCCAGCCTCACGGTGCGTGGCGCCGAAGCGGGTTTCAGTACCGCGGAACAAGCCGCCGTTGGCGCGCGCCAGCCCCTGCGACTGGTGCTCGACAGCCAGCTGCGAACACCACCCGGTGCCCGCATACTGCAGCAGCCGGGCCGTACCCTGATTGTGACCTGTCTGAACGACAGTGCCGCCCAGGCGCCGCTGATCGAAGGCGGCGCGCAGCTGCTGTGCTTGCCTGGCATTGATGGCAGGGTGAACCTTGCAGCGCTGCTGGACTGGCTCGGCCGTGAGCAGTGCAACGAGCTGCTGGTGGAAACCGGCGCGACCCTGGCCGGCGCCCTGGTGGCGGCGCAGCTGGTGGACGAAATTGTCGTATACATGGCGCCCAAACTGCTGGGTTCGGCTGCGCGGCCCTTGCTGGAATTGCCGTTCGAACAGATGGCACAGCAGATTCCGCTGCAGGTCGAGGACATGCGTCAGCTTGGCGCGGATATTCGTTTCACCCTCAGGCCGCAGTATTCGCAACAGGCATCGCTGCAACAGCAGCCGACACAGGAGCCGCTCTGA
- the glyA gene encoding serine hydroxymethyltransferase, whose amino-acid sequence MFSKEMTIAAFDSDLWSAIQAEERRQEEHIELIASENYTSPRVMEAQGSGLTNKYAEGYPAKRYYGGCEYVDIVETLAIDRAKSLFGATYANVQPHSGSQANAAVFMALCKPGDTILGMSLAHGGHLTHGASVSFSGRIYNAVQYGLNAETGEIDYAEVERLALEHKPKMIVAGFSAYSRVVDWQRFRDIADKVGAYLFVDMAHIAGLVAAGVYPSPIEIADVVTTTTHKTLGGPRGGLILSARADEELQKKLNFAVFPESQGGPLMHVIAAKAVCFKEAMEPEWKAYQAQVVKNAQAMVKVFLARGIDIVSGGTDDHLFLVDLINKDITGKDADAALGRANITVNKNAVPNDPRSPFVTSGLRIGTPAVTRRGFKEAEVTDLANWICDLLDDLDNEETSARVKQQVLDICARFPVYK is encoded by the coding sequence ATGTTTAGCAAAGAGATGACCATCGCCGCATTTGATTCGGATCTCTGGTCTGCCATCCAGGCGGAAGAGCGCCGTCAGGAAGAGCATATCGAACTGATCGCCTCCGAGAACTACACCAGCCCGCGTGTTATGGAAGCCCAGGGCTCCGGTCTGACCAACAAGTACGCCGAAGGCTATCCGGCCAAGCGTTACTACGGTGGCTGCGAGTACGTCGATATCGTTGAAACCCTGGCGATCGACCGTGCCAAGTCCCTGTTCGGTGCTACCTATGCCAACGTGCAGCCGCACTCCGGATCCCAGGCCAACGCCGCTGTCTTCATGGCGCTGTGCAAGCCCGGCGATACCATTCTGGGCATGAGCCTGGCGCACGGTGGTCACCTGACCCACGGCGCCTCGGTGTCCTTCTCCGGTCGCATCTACAACGCGGTGCAGTATGGCCTGAACGCCGAAACCGGTGAGATCGATTACGCCGAAGTTGAGCGTCTGGCGCTGGAGCACAAGCCGAAGATGATCGTGGCCGGTTTCTCCGCGTACTCCCGCGTGGTTGACTGGCAGCGCTTCCGCGATATCGCCGACAAGGTGGGTGCCTACCTGTTCGTCGACATGGCGCACATCGCAGGCCTGGTGGCGGCGGGCGTTTACCCCAGCCCGATCGAGATTGCCGATGTTGTTACCACCACAACCCACAAGACCCTGGGCGGCCCGCGCGGCGGCCTGATCCTGTCGGCCCGTGCCGATGAAGAGCTGCAGAAGAAACTCAATTTTGCAGTCTTCCCGGAATCCCAGGGCGGCCCGCTGATGCACGTGATTGCCGCCAAGGCCGTGTGCTTCAAGGAAGCCATGGAGCCGGAATGGAAAGCCTACCAGGCGCAGGTGGTGAAAAACGCCCAGGCCATGGTCAAGGTTTTCCTGGCCCGCGGTATCGATATCGTTTCCGGCGGTACCGATGATCACCTTTTCCTGGTTGACCTGATCAACAAAGACATCACCGGCAAGGATGCGGATGCGGCCCTGGGTCGTGCCAACATCACCGTTAACAAGAATGCGGTCCCCAATGATCCGCGTTCCCCCTTCGTGACCTCGGGGCTGCGTATTGGTACGCCTGCCGTGACACGCCGTGGTTTCAAGGAAGCGGAAGTGACCGATCTGGCCAACTGGATCTGCGATCTGCTGGACGATCTGGACAACGAAGAAACCAGCGCCCGTGTCAAGCAGCAGGTGCTGGATATCTGCGCACGTTTCCCGGTTTACAAGTAA
- the thiL gene encoding thiamine-phosphate kinase, producing the protein MDEFALIRHYFSRLTDNDASIVVGIGDDCAQLRVPPGMDLVLSIDTLVEGTHFLPGTDPGRIASRLMGAAVSDLAAMGAEPAWFTLALTLPSADEPWLAAFAESLGACARRFGIRLVGGDTTRGPLTLSVQVQGLVPAGRGLHRGGAGVGDLVCVSGTLGDSRAGLDIQLRADIQPDPLPATSQRLLQRFFAPQPRLSTGLLIADYASSCIDISDGLLADLGHILRASAVGARIERHQLPLSEALRAYTGIEQARDWALSGGEDFELCFTVPAARWETLAAQLQHHDVPVSCVGEILPASAGLRLENDGAAVQTPGLDAGYNHFAPAGGT; encoded by the coding sequence TTGGACGAGTTTGCACTCATACGGCACTACTTCAGTCGCCTGACCGATAACGACGCCAGTATTGTCGTGGGTATCGGTGACGACTGTGCCCAGTTGCGGGTGCCGCCGGGCATGGATCTGGTGCTCTCCATCGACACCCTGGTGGAAGGTACCCATTTTCTGCCGGGCACCGACCCCGGGCGGATCGCCAGCCGACTGATGGGGGCGGCGGTCAGCGACCTGGCCGCCATGGGGGCGGAACCGGCCTGGTTTACCCTGGCGCTGACGCTGCCGAGTGCCGATGAGCCCTGGCTGGCGGCCTTTGCCGAATCGCTGGGCGCCTGCGCGCGGCGCTTCGGTATTCGGCTGGTGGGCGGAGATACTACCCGCGGGCCGCTGACCCTGAGCGTGCAGGTGCAGGGGCTGGTGCCCGCAGGGCGCGGACTGCATCGCGGCGGTGCCGGCGTGGGCGATCTGGTCTGTGTGTCAGGCACCCTCGGCGACAGCCGCGCAGGGCTGGATATCCAGCTGCGCGCCGATATCCAGCCCGACCCTCTGCCGGCGACCAGCCAGCGACTGCTGCAGCGTTTCTTTGCACCGCAGCCGAGGCTTTCGACGGGCCTGCTGATCGCGGATTACGCCAGTAGCTGCATCGACATATCCGACGGTTTGCTGGCGGACCTGGGGCATATTCTCAGGGCTAGTGCCGTCGGTGCCCGTATCGAGCGGCACCAGCTGCCGTTGTCCGAGGCATTGCGTGCCTATACCGGTATCGAGCAGGCACGGGACTGGGCACTGTCTGGCGGTGAAGACTTCGAGTTGTGCTTCACGGTGCCCGCGGCTCGCTGGGAGACACTTGCCGCGCAGCTGCAGCACCATGATGTGCCGGTCAGCTGTGTCGGTGAAATCCTCCCCGCCAGCGCCGGCCTGCGGCTGGAAAACGACGGTGCCGCCGTCCAGACCCCGGGGCTCGATGCCGGCTACAACCATTTTGCGCCAGCCGGCGGCACCTGA
- the nusB gene encoding transcription antitermination factor NusB, with amino-acid sequence MSDAPVPAPKRKKVSMTEKRRSARSFALQAVYQWQIAGQPLTEIDAQFRVDNDMKDTDVQMFSELLHGVAKSKSELDKAFEPYLDRALHDLDPIELAVLRIGTYELMKRIEVPYRVAINESVELAKIFGATESHKYVNGVLDKLAQRVRYAEIRARKG; translated from the coding sequence ATGTCCGACGCTCCAGTTCCAGCGCCCAAGCGCAAAAAGGTCTCCATGACCGAGAAACGCCGCTCCGCCCGCAGCTTCGCACTGCAGGCGGTGTATCAGTGGCAGATTGCCGGTCAGCCGCTGACCGAGATCGACGCCCAGTTCCGTGTCGACAACGACATGAAAGACACCGACGTGCAGATGTTCTCCGAATTGCTGCACGGTGTGGCCAAGTCCAAGTCCGAGCTCGACAAGGCCTTCGAACCCTACCTGGATCGTGCCCTGCACGACCTGGATCCCATCGAGCTTGCCGTGCTGCGTATCGGCACCTACGAGCTGATGAAACGGATTGAAGTGCCGTACCGCGTGGCGATCAACGAAAGCGTCGAGCTGGCGAAGATTTTCGGTGCCACTGAAAGCCACAAGTACGTCAACGGTGTGCTCGACAAGCTGGCGCAGCGCGTGCGTTACGCTGAAATCCGCGCCCGCAAGGGCTGA
- the ribH gene encoding 6,7-dimethyl-8-ribityllumazine synthase: MSVKVIEGDFVSGAGNYAIVVGRFNAFVVESLLEGALDTLKRHGVQEDKIRVIRVPGAFEIPLAVQRVAAQKKDDAIIALGAVIRGGTPHFEYVSAESSKGVAQVAMEYNVPVANGILTVNSIEQAIERSGTKAGNKGAEAALSALEMVSLLRQLEV, encoded by the coding sequence ATGTCTGTGAAAGTAATTGAAGGTGATTTTGTGAGCGGTGCGGGCAACTACGCCATCGTGGTGGGCCGTTTCAACGCATTTGTGGTGGAAAGCCTGCTCGAAGGAGCACTCGATACCCTGAAACGCCACGGCGTGCAGGAAGACAAGATTCGCGTCATCCGCGTGCCGGGTGCATTCGAAATCCCGCTGGCGGTACAGCGCGTCGCGGCGCAGAAAAAGGACGATGCCATCATCGCCCTGGGCGCCGTGATCCGTGGTGGTACGCCGCACTTTGAATATGTGTCCGCCGAAAGCTCCAAGGGCGTGGCCCAGGTCGCCATGGAATACAATGTCCCGGTCGCAAATGGCATTCTGACCGTCAACAGCATAGAGCAGGCGATCGAGCGCTCCGGCACCAAGGCCGGTAACAAGGGCGCGGAAGCGGCCCTGTCCGCGCTGGAAATGGTCAGCCTGCTGCGACAACTCGAGGTTTAA
- the nrdR gene encoding transcriptional regulator NrdR, whose translation MHCPFCGANETKVVDSRLVAEGQQVRRRRECISCHERFTSYEAAELLMPRLIKADGMRQPFDEEKLRAGVQRALEKRPVGVEAIEAAINRIKLRLRATGEREVASRLVGETVMAELRKLDQVAYVRFASVYRSFQDINEFKEEIDRLSSQVDTQEGPP comes from the coding sequence ATGCATTGTCCATTTTGCGGCGCCAATGAAACCAAGGTGGTGGATTCGCGCCTGGTTGCCGAAGGGCAGCAAGTGCGACGCCGGCGAGAATGCATCAGCTGCCATGAGCGATTCACCTCCTACGAAGCCGCCGAGCTGCTGATGCCACGCCTGATCAAGGCCGACGGCATGCGTCAGCCCTTCGATGAAGAAAAACTGCGTGCCGGTGTGCAGCGCGCGCTGGAAAAACGCCCCGTCGGCGTTGAAGCCATCGAAGCGGCCATCAACCGAATCAAGCTGCGTCTGCGTGCCACGGGCGAACGCGAGGTCGCCTCGCGCCTGGTCGGCGAAACCGTGATGGCGGAGCTGCGCAAGCTCGACCAGGTCGCCTATGTGCGCTTTGCTTCCGTTTACCGCAGTTTCCAGGACATCAACGAGTTCAAGGAAGAAATCGATCGCCTGTCTTCCCAGGTGGATACCCAGGAGGGCCCGCCATGA
- a CDS encoding riboflavin synthase, with the protein MFTGIIEAIGQIAAVEMRQGDMRLYVQTRTLDLSDVRLGDSIATNGICLTAVALPGDGFWADVSRETLAHSRFESLAIGEKVNLEKAMMPSGRLGGHIVTGHVDGVGQVLERREDARSIQYRVRAPGALARYIAPKGSITVDGVSLTVNAVDGAVFELNIVPHTAGEAITGTYQPGTMVHLEVDVLARYMERLLQFAPAPGADGQDAQQDGLTLAKLAEYGYSRR; encoded by the coding sequence ATGTTTACCGGCATTATCGAGGCGATCGGCCAGATTGCCGCCGTTGAAATGCGCCAGGGCGACATGCGCCTCTACGTGCAGACCCGAACGCTGGATCTGAGCGATGTAAGGCTTGGCGACAGCATTGCCACCAACGGTATCTGCCTGACTGCCGTGGCGCTTCCCGGGGACGGTTTCTGGGCTGACGTGTCCCGCGAAACCCTGGCCCACAGCCGCTTTGAAAGCCTGGCAATAGGGGAGAAGGTCAACCTGGAAAAGGCCATGATGCCCAGTGGTCGTCTCGGCGGTCATATCGTCACCGGCCATGTTGATGGCGTGGGCCAGGTTCTGGAACGCCGCGAAGATGCCCGCTCGATCCAGTACCGCGTGCGGGCACCCGGGGCGCTGGCGCGGTATATTGCCCCCAAGGGATCCATTACGGTGGATGGCGTCAGCCTCACAGTTAACGCCGTCGACGGTGCGGTCTTTGAATTGAACATCGTGCCCCATACCGCCGGCGAGGCCATTACGGGTACGTACCAGCCGGGCACAATGGTGCATCTGGAAGTGGATGTGCTGGCCCGTTACATGGAACGCCTGCTGCAGTTCGCACCCGCGCCGGGTGCGGACGGGCAAGACGCACAGCAAGACGGTCTGACGCTGGCCAAACTGGCCGAATACGGATACAGCCGGCGCTGA
- a CDS encoding PBPRA1643 family SWIM/SEC-C metal-binding motif protein gives MSDKFFFKGRQTPKPKHSSYGFNTKRAARPGTDEAPLLLSVQSEARKTEVEALLLEHQLVATITVDAQADENITDMLSMINTPKTVSLEARPNRNDPCSCGSGIKYKKCCGA, from the coding sequence ATGTCTGACAAGTTTTTCTTTAAAGGTCGCCAAACCCCCAAGCCCAAGCATTCAAGTTACGGTTTCAACACCAAGCGCGCCGCCAGGCCCGGGACTGACGAGGCCCCGCTGCTGCTGAGTGTGCAGAGCGAGGCCCGCAAAACCGAGGTTGAAGCCCTTCTGCTTGAGCATCAGCTGGTCGCAACCATTACCGTTGATGCCCAGGCCGATGAAAACATTACTGATATGCTGAGCATGATCAATACGCCGAAAACCGTGAGCCTGGAAGCCAGGCCCAATCGCAATGACCCCTGCTCGTGTGGTAGCGGCATCAAGTATAAAAAGTGCTGTGGTGCCTAA
- a CDS encoding phosphatidylglycerophosphatase A family protein: protein MQRLAVWRNPVHFLAFGFGSGLAPRAPGTFGTLAAIPLYLLMTQLPLWGYVLVLLVSAGAGVYLCGRTARDMGVHDHPGIVWDEFVGFWITMLLVPAHWYWILTGFVLFRLFDIWKPWPIRVVDQRVEGGFGIMLDDVLAGIYALLVLQLLVYLF from the coding sequence ATGCAGCGTTTGGCCGTTTGGCGCAACCCGGTTCATTTTCTGGCCTTTGGCTTTGGCAGTGGCCTGGCCCCCAGGGCGCCCGGTACCTTTGGTACCCTGGCGGCGATACCGTTGTATCTGCTGATGACGCAGCTGCCCCTGTGGGGTTATGTGCTGGTGCTGCTGGTCTCGGCCGGCGCTGGCGTTTACCTCTGTGGTCGCACGGCGCGGGATATGGGCGTGCATGATCATCCCGGTATCGTCTGGGACGAGTTCGTCGGCTTCTGGATCACCATGCTGCTGGTGCCGGCGCACTGGTACTGGATACTGACGGGCTTTGTGCTTTTCCGACTCTTCGATATCTGGAAACCCTGGCCCATACGGGTGGTGGATCAACGGGTTGAGGGCGGTTTTGGCATCATGCTGGATGATGTACTGGCCGGGATTTACGCGCTGCTGGTACTGCAGCTGCTGGTGTACCTGTTTTAG